The segment ATGTGAAAGAATTTAGTATGCCTATGTATGGTACTTTATACCCAACAGAATACAAATACAAATATCCAAAAGCAGGCGAAAAAAACAGCATTGTTACATTACATGTATATAATGTTGCCGAAGGAAAAACAATACCAGTTGATATAGGGCAGGAAATAGATCAGTATATTCCAAGACTAATGTGGACAAAAACTCCGGGAGTTTTAAGTTTTATTAGAATGAACAGATTGCAGAATAAACTTGAATTATTTGCTGCTGAAGCTTCAACAGGCATTTCAACTGTTATCTATACTGAAGAAAATAAATCATATATAGAAATTACCGATAATCTAGTTTTTACTGATGATGGAAAATATTTTTTTACCGTAAGTGATAAAAGTGGGTATAATCATATCTATATGTATGATATGCATGGAAGTTTGGTAAGTCAGGTTACTGATGGAAACTGGGATGTAGATGCTTTTAAAGGTTATGATGCAAAGTTAAATATAGTATATTATACATCATCTGAAGTTTCGCCATTACAACGTAATTTGTATTCTATTGGTGCAGATGGCAAAAATAAAAAACGCTTGACAACCCATGATGGTACTAATGATATTAGTTTTAGTACTGGTTTAAAATATTTTATTAATAATTTTTCAAGCGCAACTAATCCTAACTTTTATACTTTAAATGATAATAAAGGTAAGCAAATAAGAGTTATTGAAGACAATGCCGGTTTGCTTGAAAAGGTTAATATTAGTAATTTTTCTAAAAAAGAATTTTTTAAATTTAAAACATCTGATGGTGTTGAGTTAAATGGATGGATGATTAAACCTGCTGATTTTGATGCTTCTAAAAAATATCCTGTATTAATGACTGTTTATGGTGGACCTGGTTCACAGGAAGTATTAGATAAGTGGGATTATTATCAGGTATGGCATCAGCATTTAGCGTCAAAAGGCTATATTGTTGCATGTGTTGATAACCGTGGAACAGGAGCCAGGGGAGCTGAGTTTAAAAAAGTAACTTATCGGAATCTTGGCAATATAGAAACTATTGATCAGATTGAGGCAGCCAAATATCTTGGAACATTAAATTATATCGATGGATCAAGGATTGGTATTTGGGGTTGGAGTTTTGGAGGATATCTTTCTACACTTTGTTTGGAAAAAGGTGCAGGTGTGTTTAAAATGGCAATTGCTGTCGCTCCTGTAACAAATTGGAGATATTATGACTCAATTTATACTGAGCGTTATAATGGTTTGCCACAGGATAATGCTACAGGTTATGATGATAATTCACCGATAAACCACACAAAGAAAATAAAAGGAAAATATTTATTATGTCATGGAACCGCCGATGATAATGTGCATTTTCAAAACAGTATGGAGTTAGTTACAAAACTTGTTGAAGGTAACAAACAATTTGAATCACAATTTTATCCTAATAGTAATCACGGGATTTATACTGGCAGAAATACAAGGTATCACTTATTTTCCCGAATGACAGATTTTATAGCTGTTAATTTATAATTTTGCCTTTGTTTTGCCCGGATGGCGGAATTGGTAGACGCGCTAGTTTCAGGTACTAGTATCCGTGAGGTTGTGCAGGTTCGAGTCCTGTTTCGGGCACTTTTACAAAAAGTATAAATCTTTTTTTTAACAGGACGAGAAGTTTATCCCGACATTTGGGAGCAAATGGTTGGGAAGTCTTGTTTCGGGCACTAAAGTTATTTCAAAATTATTTTATATCTTTGCAATGCAAATTGCCCAGGTGGTGGAATTGGTAGACATACCAGCTTGAGGGGCTGGCGCCTGTATGGGTGTGCAAGTTCGAGTCTTGTCCTGGGCACTATTTAAAGGTCATTCAAAAGAATGACTTTTTTTATTTTTTTTGACAAGACGAGAAGCCTGTCCCGACAAATGGAGGGGAGTCTTGTTCTGGGCACTATCTAAAGGTCATTCATAAATGAGTGGACTTTTTATTTGATGCTATTTACCTAAAACAGAGCTGTAAAACCCAGTTATACATAGGATAAATTTTGCAGCAAGAATTAACCCTGACACATGTAGTATTATCAGACTGGTAACAAGTAATGTCATGCTTGGTACAAAAACCATAACAATTAACATGATAAATCCTAAAAGCATTCCATATAAAGGAAAATTCCAAGGAAATTTTACAATCTTTTCCATTTTTATTTAATTTAATAATTTGTTTTAATAATAGCCATAGACCTTAGTTTGAAGCTGTGTATCAAAATTATTTAATACTTGCCTAAATAGTTTTAAACCGCTAATATAATTATTTTTTGTGTATTATTAAGCTACATAATTTAAGTAAAACTTGTTTCTTCAATCTGTATTAAAACAAATTTAATAGTGAATGCAGTTTGTTTAATTTTCATCTCAAATTTTAATTGTTGTCTTTCTGCAATATTCATCTGAATTTTTTCTGATGCTTGTTTTCCTTTGCCTGCCTGAATTGTTATTATACCCAAAGGGGTATCAAAAAACTTTGTTCTGCCATTATCAATTATGCCCGCTTTTTTATCGTTTATAAAAATGGGAATTCCAACCATTGAACTTTGAAATGCTTTTTTTCTTGTAACAAAAATTCCTGTTCTATCGGTTGATATGTTTTCTTCTGATTTTTTTCTAAGGAGTTTACTTACTGTTATAAAAACGAAAACAGGGGAGAGTAAGATAATCCATGTTAACAGTACTACCAGATTTATGCTATAACTGTCGCCTTCATGCGGAGCAAAAATGTTAATAAAGAACAGAGCAGGCTGAGCTTCTAAAATAGTACTGGTAATTGCAATAGTTGCTGTTAAAATTGTATAAATAATGATTAAGATTCGCTGCATAAAAATT is part of the Bacteroidia bacterium genome and harbors:
- a CDS encoding S9 family peptidase; the encoded protein is MKRIIGSLLLILFVYTGFGQKVSLEDVWVTYKFYASGLDDLASMKDGESYTLLLTDNNIVKYNYKSGKEIGSLFSLSQLPKSDKTPVKIESYSFSENETKILFSCDKEQIYRHSFKASYYVWDIANKKLTSLSENGKQQIAQLSPDGNKVAYVRDNNIFIMDIVKNTEIQVTNDGKFNFIINGVPDWVYEEEFSFSSAFSWSPDGKDLAFMKFNESDVKEFSMPMYGTLYPTEYKYKYPKAGEKNSIVTLHVYNVAEGKTIPVDIGQEIDQYIPRLMWTKTPGVLSFIRMNRLQNKLELFAAEASTGISTVIYTEENKSYIEITDNLVFTDDGKYFFTVSDKSGYNHIYMYDMHGSLVSQVTDGNWDVDAFKGYDAKLNIVYYTSSEVSPLQRNLYSIGADGKNKKRLTTHDGTNDISFSTGLKYFINNFSSATNPNFYTLNDNKGKQIRVIEDNAGLLEKVNISNFSKKEFFKFKTSDGVELNGWMIKPADFDASKKYPVLMTVYGGPGSQEVLDKWDYYQVWHQHLASKGYIVACVDNRGTGARGAEFKKVTYRNLGNIETIDQIEAAKYLGTLNYIDGSRIGIWGWSFGGYLSTLCLEKGAGVFKMAIAVAPVTNWRYYDSIYTERYNGLPQDNATGYDDNSPINHTKKIKGKYLLCHGTADDNVHFQNSMELVTKLVEGNKQFESQFYPNSNHGIYTGRNTRYHLFSRMTDFIAVNL